Proteins from one Mytilus galloprovincialis chromosome 11, xbMytGall1.hap1.1, whole genome shotgun sequence genomic window:
- the LOC143050846 gene encoding toll-like receptor 2 has protein sequence MQKECHKNCKCTIRRSKKREAVCNGRGLHYIPQFPDQIISVIMSGTNLTNIEKNGFKNLTYIRLKELTLDNNLITFIHEDAFVNLKFLDKLRIFQETNLEVNVIKVSVGKMKTRNLRSLYFQNNNWLFLPVDMFTSFSYSEIRTVRINGNSFSKLKSATFSPLKKLQKLFLNKNEIEHIDLKGISKDLVDLRLNENLLSKVPEWCTKDSRVVSLVNKLESLDLSDNNIGDIRIKAFLCLPNLKKLLLNRMPMRRIRSNIFAFLPVLHSLQLSKIGFPLQKIDDYAFNSSSLSSLHMDVANFHFDRNEFNPQTIFSLSPNLSFLNLDHNFFPRNETKMQQIFSPLVRLKNLIISSASLFILPKNVFPFLKSLEILTLSSNRLSDWNDGSEIFRNMTSLRNLNMKDNFIKIINKKTFPADVLRSLKVLDLSYNSFVCTCDQLWFTEWIKTTKVKLLSYPTLYKCRSPPALDGTLLQKYVNSSKECPPWNPIYTMVIILLLSVAVLAVIFAIIIKCQTNIKNYLYLWRINYNRRKGYLPLQDADDFEYHAFVVYCDADRHWVHHKFLKKLEQDEGMKLCIHHRDFEIGESITANINNYLEKSWKVVVILSNDFAKSEWCQWEVDIVQERRRRQGRDVFLLIMLKSIDSKHMTNQLRALLDSASSLKYPVGVGEELFWTAAVETLRKPLGHPPTALL, from the coding sequence ATGCAGAAAGAATGCCACAAGAATTGTAAATGCACAATTAGGCGTTCAAAGAAACGTGAAGCTGTTTGTAATGGAAGAGGTTTGCATTACATTCCACAATTTCCAGATCAGATAATTTCTGTTATAATGAGTGGAACAAATTTGacgaatattgaaaaaaatggattCAAGAATTTGACCTATATTAGACTGAAAGAATTAACATTAGATAACAATCTTATTACGTTTATTCATGAAGATGCTTTTGTCAATTTGAAATTTCTGGATAAATTGCGTATTTTTCAAGAAACAAATCTAGAGGTGAATGTAATAAAGGTATCCGTTGGGAAAATGAAAACAAGGAATCTCCGAtctttatattttcagaataacaacTGGCTTTTCCTTCCAGTCGATATGTTTACAAGTTTTTCATACAGTGAAATACGAACTGTTAGAATTAATGGTAACAGTTTTTCTAAACTAAAGAGTGCGACATTTTCACCATTAAAAAAGTTGCAAAAgctgtttttgaataaaaatgagaTTGAACATATTGATTTAAAAGGCATTTCGAAGGATTTAGTAGATTTGCGTTTGAATGAAAATCTTCTCTCAAAGGTTCCGGAATGGTGTACGAAGGATAGCCGAGTTGTCAGTTTAGTCAACAAATTAGAAAGTTTAGATTTAAGCGATAATAACATTGGGGACATTAGAATAAAAGCTTTTCTATGTTTGCCAAATTTGAAGAAGCTTTTACTCAATAGAATGCCAATGAGGAGAATTCGGTCAAATATATTCGCATTCCTCCCAGTTTTGCATTCTTTACAACTCTCGAAAATAGGGTTTCCTTTGCAAAAAATAGACGATTATGCGTTCAATAGTTCATCTCTTTCAAGTCTGCATATGGATGTTGCAAATTTCCATTTCGACCGGAATGAGTTTAATCCACAGACTATTTTTTCCTTGTCACCAAATCTAAGTTTTCTAAACTTAGACCATAATTTTTTCCCTAGAAACGAAACAAAGATGCAACAAATATTTTCACCTTTAGTAAGGCTGAAAAATTTAATAATATCCTCAGCCAGTCTTTTTATTCTTCCAAAAAATGTTTTTCCGTTCTTAAAATCACTCGAAATATTGACCCTAAGCTCAAACAGATTGTCAGATTGGAATGATGGTAGTGAAATATTTCGGAATATGACGTCTCTTAGGAAcctcaacatgaaagataatttcatcaaaattataaataaaaaaacattcccTGCAGACGTACTCAGATCTTTAAAAGTTCTGGATTTGAGCTATAATTCGTTTGTATGCACTTGTGATCAACTATGGTTTACAGAATGGATTAAAACAACTAAAGTAAAGCTTCTCAGTTATCCAACGCTATATAAATGTAGGTCACCACCAGCGCTTGATGGAACGTTACTTCAAAAGTATGTTAACTCGTCTAAGGAGTGTCCTCCATGGAATCCTATTTATACAATGGTGATAATCTTGTTATTGTCTGTTGCGGTATTAGCTGTGATATTTGCGATAATAATAAAGTGtcaaacaaacattaaaaattatttataccTATGGAGAATCAATTACAACAGAAGAAAAGGTTATCTCCCCTTGCAAGATGCAGATGATTTCGAATATCATGCATTTGTTGTATATTGTGATGCAGATCGGCATTGGGTTCATCACAAGTTTCTAAAGAAACTAGAACAAGATGAAGGAATGAAACTTTGCATTCATCATAGAGATTTTGAAATCGGGGAATCAATTACTGCAAACATCAATAACTATCTCGAGAAATCATGGaaagttgttgttattttatcaaatgattttGCAAAAAGTGAATGGTGTCAATGGGAGGTTGATATCGTTCAAGAGCGAAGGCGTAGACAGGGAAGGgatgtttttttattgattatgctTAAAAGTATTGACTCTAAACATATGACGAATCAACTCAGAGCCCTTCTAGACAGTGCATCAAGTCTGAAATATCCAGTGGGCGTTGGCGAAGAACTGTTCTGGACGGCAGCAGTAGAAACACTTAGAAAGCCATTGGGGCATCCACCGACAGCACTGTTATGA